Proteins from one Flavobacterium sp. N2038 genomic window:
- a CDS encoding glycoside hydrolase family 105 protein produces the protein MYKSVSAKITFINYAIVLLLFLSSKTIAQNQNVSDTATISYQLKWSERTALSILSKYPNAWQLDGNEKPKWDYKMGFVLSGFEKLYQKTNDKKYLNYIKDYVDIMIDSTGHIKKYEQKEYNIDCLNPGKLLFNLYDVTKDSRYYKLIGELRNQLETQPRTPSGGFWHKQIYPNQMWIDGLYMAEPFYTQFTIKYEKGRSLDDIAKQFELAQNHLTDPKTGLVYQCWDESKEIAWANKQTGTSPTIWGRGIGWYMMALVETLDYFPKSHPKYKILVSYLNQISKNVNQYKSESGLWYQVADKPELYANYVEPSASAMIIYAFAKGADKGYLASSYKSTAKKSFDSFIKEFVKIDKKGEVNILNVSPNVGLGGKPFRDGTNDYYLNGRTKENGAIAYGAFLLSAIELNK, from the coding sequence ATGTACAAATCAGTTTCTGCTAAGATCACTTTTATAAATTATGCGATTGTTTTACTGCTCTTTTTAAGTAGTAAAACAATAGCCCAAAATCAAAACGTTTCAGATACAGCTACTATTTCTTACCAGCTAAAATGGTCAGAAAGAACAGCGCTTTCCATCTTAAGCAAATACCCAAATGCCTGGCAGCTTGATGGAAATGAGAAACCAAAATGGGATTATAAAATGGGTTTTGTATTGTCTGGTTTTGAGAAATTGTATCAAAAAACAAACGACAAAAAATACCTGAATTATATCAAAGATTATGTTGATATAATGATCGACAGCACGGGACATATTAAAAAATACGAACAAAAAGAATACAACATCGATTGCTTAAATCCTGGAAAACTGTTGTTTAATTTATATGATGTAACAAAAGATTCACGCTATTATAAACTTATCGGGGAATTAAGAAATCAGTTGGAAACCCAGCCAAGAACACCAAGTGGAGGATTTTGGCACAAACAAATTTATCCCAACCAAATGTGGATTGATGGTTTGTATATGGCTGAGCCTTTCTACACTCAATTTACAATTAAATATGAAAAAGGCAGAAGTTTAGATGATATTGCCAAACAGTTTGAACTGGCACAAAATCATCTAACAGATCCAAAAACAGGTTTAGTTTATCAATGTTGGGATGAAAGCAAAGAGATCGCCTGGGCAAACAAACAAACCGGAACTTCGCCAACGATTTGGGGCAGAGGTATTGGTTGGTATATGATGGCTTTGGTTGAGACTTTAGATTATTTTCCAAAATCGCATCCAAAATATAAAATTCTGGTTAGCTATCTGAATCAGATTTCAAAGAATGTAAATCAATACAAAAGCGAGTCAGGATTATGGTATCAGGTTGCAGATAAACCGGAATTGTACGCAAATTATGTCGAGCCATCTGCATCTGCAATGATTATTTATGCTTTTGCAAAAGGAGCAGACAAAGGATATTTAGCATCAAGTTACAAATCGACCGCAAAAAAATCATTTGACAGTTTTATCAAAGAATTTGTAAAAATTGATAAAAAAGGTGAAGTAAATATTCTAAATGTTTCGCCAAATGTAGGTTTGGGAGGAAAACCTTTTCGTGATGGTACAAATGATTATTACCTGAACGGAAGAACAAAAGAAAATGGTGCAATTGCTTATGGAGCATTTTTGCTAAGTGCAATTGAATTGAATAAATAA
- a CDS encoding DUF4861 domain-containing protein has translation MKAKITAAVLFLAGITAVNAQKYDIKKNKTYAEISAKTDGKWEARKYIGGTVFKNVDRLKLAPEHTDHSFDIRYEGPGWENNRIGYRLYLDWRNAIDIFGKKTSENILPKVGQDNFDSYHEMSDWGADILKAGKGIGIGSIDRYLNNEKLHFREVDSTIATVFNKEKESIVKVNYYGWKTASDKIDFTSVLTIKPDDLYTKHTIQASKEIKGICTGIVKQKNTELLKKESKNKKWAYLATYGEQSLVPDKLGMAIFYEVNTIESTQNTDLDYLLVFKPTTKSTSFYLLGAWEQEVNGIKSKADFVKYLDEKLEILNKKGKM, from the coding sequence ATGAAAGCAAAAATCACCGCAGCAGTCTTATTTTTAGCTGGGATTACAGCAGTAAATGCCCAAAAATACGACATCAAAAAGAATAAAACATATGCTGAAATATCAGCAAAAACAGATGGAAAATGGGAAGCGCGAAAATATATTGGTGGTACAGTTTTTAAAAATGTTGACAGACTAAAACTGGCACCGGAACATACAGATCATTCTTTTGATATTCGTTATGAAGGTCCAGGTTGGGAAAACAACCGTATTGGATACCGTTTATATTTAGACTGGAGAAATGCGATTGATATTTTTGGAAAGAAAACCTCAGAGAATATTCTGCCAAAGGTAGGACAGGATAATTTTGATTCTTATCATGAAATGAGCGATTGGGGAGCTGATATTCTAAAAGCTGGAAAAGGAATCGGAATTGGATCAATTGATCGTTATTTAAACAATGAAAAACTGCACTTTAGAGAAGTAGATTCTACGATTGCAACTGTATTTAACAAAGAGAAAGAATCTATAGTAAAAGTAAATTATTATGGATGGAAAACAGCTTCAGATAAAATCGATTTTACTTCGGTTTTAACGATTAAGCCAGACGATCTTTATACCAAACATACCATTCAGGCTTCAAAAGAAATTAAAGGAATTTGTACCGGAATCGTAAAACAAAAGAATACAGAATTGCTTAAAAAAGAAAGTAAGAACAAAAAATGGGCCTACCTGGCGACTTATGGCGAACAATCTTTGGTTCCGGATAAATTAGGAATGGCTATTTTTTATGAAGTAAATACAATCGAAAGTACTCAGAATACAGATCTGGATTATCTGTTAGTATTTAAACCTACGACCAAATCAACTTCGTTTTATCTATTAGGAGCCTGGGAACAAGAGGTAAACGGAATTAAATCTAAGGCAGATTTTGTAAAGTATTTAGATGAAAAATTAGAAATTTTGAATAAAAAAGGTAAAATGTAA
- a CDS encoding RagB/SusD family nutrient uptake outer membrane protein: protein MKKVIILIGILTLSLNSCSNYIEEDNRSYGSAEQYFITGPGFESLMNTNYATLKDIYGGDPWLFEAGTDMYSEGRNQEPEGLSKYLTLSSSSAGVDQLYRTCYTAIQQANKGLYYSTITEKTSTLDTRIGELKFLRANAYFLLVQTYGGVPIVLDNINTAVTSFNRNTAEEVYTQILKDLNESLPAVSTAAYSGRVNKRAVQHLLAKVYLTRGYETFGTPADFTTAASIADQAINGQALNVTFDNVVKPGNEMNLETIFSVQFSIASNATGTTSLGSSQNYWFSSYLGAAASGNPYPNRSYTLCPTVYALSLFEKGDKRWEGSFMNEIYSRYYDYYDVADKAALKITDFYEPSWFTAADRTAWNTANASRKANAATFRYHNWGTYSSAAASGGDYNLIPVRKFDDPKAPYSGATSANYNTTPITPATNRSSTRDFIISRLGETYLIAAEAYFKAGESTTALARLNEVRRRAGGGVAGTIPVLTSISINTILDERGRELLGEYHRWFDLKRTGTLVERTVLYNPKITNASVFNGQNGNLKILRPIPQSALDLNRNKDFPQNPAY from the coding sequence ATGAAAAAAGTTATCATACTTATAGGAATTCTAACCCTTAGTTTAAATTCCTGTTCAAATTATATAGAAGAAGACAACCGTTCTTATGGTTCAGCAGAACAGTACTTTATTACGGGGCCGGGATTTGAATCCTTAATGAATACAAATTACGCTACATTAAAAGATATTTATGGTGGAGACCCGTGGTTGTTTGAAGCGGGTACAGATATGTATTCTGAAGGAAGAAATCAGGAACCGGAAGGATTAAGTAAATACTTGACATTATCTTCATCTTCTGCAGGTGTAGATCAATTGTACAGAACTTGTTACACTGCAATTCAGCAAGCCAACAAAGGATTGTATTATTCAACAATAACAGAAAAAACGAGCACACTGGATACCAGAATTGGAGAACTAAAGTTTCTAAGAGCAAATGCTTATTTCTTATTGGTTCAAACCTATGGAGGAGTTCCAATTGTATTAGACAATATTAATACAGCGGTGACTTCTTTTAACAGAAATACAGCAGAAGAAGTTTATACACAAATTTTAAAAGACCTTAACGAATCTCTTCCGGCAGTAAGTACAGCAGCCTATAGCGGTAGAGTAAATAAAAGAGCCGTGCAGCATTTATTGGCAAAAGTTTATTTAACAAGAGGATACGAAACTTTTGGAACTCCGGCAGATTTTACAACAGCAGCTTCGATTGCAGATCAGGCTATTAATGGTCAGGCGTTAAACGTAACTTTTGATAATGTGGTAAAACCAGGAAACGAAATGAATCTTGAGACTATATTTTCGGTACAGTTTTCAATTGCTTCAAACGCAACCGGTACAACATCTTTGGGTAGTTCACAAAACTACTGGTTTAGCTCTTATTTGGGTGCAGCAGCATCAGGAAATCCTTATCCAAACAGAAGTTATACACTTTGTCCAACCGTTTATGCCCTATCTTTATTTGAAAAAGGAGACAAACGCTGGGAAGGTAGTTTTATGAATGAAATCTACAGCAGATACTATGATTATTATGATGTAGCTGATAAGGCAGCATTGAAAATTACAGATTTCTACGAACCAAGCTGGTTTACAGCAGCAGACAGAACAGCCTGGAATACGGCCAATGCATCAAGAAAAGCAAATGCAGCCACTTTTAGATACCATAACTGGGGAACTTATTCTTCAGCAGCAGCATCTGGAGGAGATTACAATCTGATTCCGGTTCGTAAGTTTGATGATCCAAAAGCACCATATAGTGGGGCGACAAGTGCAAATTACAATACAACTCCAATTACTCCTGCAACAAATAGAAGCAGTACACGTGATTTTATTATCTCACGTCTTGGAGAAACGTATTTAATTGCAGCAGAAGCTTATTTTAAAGCAGGTGAATCTACAACAGCTTTAGCTCGTTTAAATGAAGTAAGAAGAAGAGCCGGAGGCGGAGTAGCAGGAACAATTCCTGTTCTTACCTCAATTAGCATCAACACCATATTAGATGAAAGAGGAAGAGAATTATTAGGAGAATATCACCGTTGGTTTGATTTGAAACGTACTGGAACATTAGTAGAAAGAACAGTTTTATATAACCCAAAAATTACTAATGCAAGTGTATTTAACGGACAAAATGGAAACCTTAAAATTTTAAGACCAATTCCTCAGTCAGCATTAGATTTAAACAGAAATAAAGATTTTCCTCAAAATCCTGCTTATTAA
- a CDS encoding alpha/beta hydrolase has translation MKLFVLFLLLFLKGITAQCQYSIDTSYTEKSTYNKLIKQYPFITVVKEKKNKNVDQINDVVYDQKENRALHLDAYFYKKKKENPAVIMIHGGGWRSGNKNQMQILAQEIASKGYSCFAVEYRLSLEAKYPEGIYDIKNAIKFIKDNAAKFHVDSDKIAVLGCSSGGQMAALIGTTNENAAFEDSVFKSKSSSKVHAIIDVDGILAFKHPESKEGEMASFWLKGSYEENPENWKNASALSHTDKNTPPILFINSSFERFHAGRDNMIAILNQNKIYNEVQTIQNSPHSFWFFQPWFDEMNKYIIHFLDKIFK, from the coding sequence ATGAAGCTATTTGTGTTATTTTTATTGTTATTTTTAAAAGGTATTACAGCACAATGCCAATATAGTATTGATACTTCATACACAGAAAAAAGCACTTACAATAAACTCATAAAGCAATATCCTTTTATTACAGTAGTAAAGGAAAAAAAGAATAAAAATGTTGATCAGATAAACGATGTTGTTTATGATCAAAAAGAAAACAGAGCATTACATTTAGATGCTTATTTTTATAAAAAGAAAAAAGAAAATCCTGCCGTAATTATGATTCATGGTGGCGGATGGAGATCAGGAAATAAAAACCAAATGCAAATTTTAGCACAGGAAATTGCCTCAAAAGGGTATTCGTGTTTTGCAGTTGAATACAGATTATCACTAGAAGCAAAATATCCCGAAGGGATTTATGATATTAAAAACGCAATTAAATTTATAAAAGATAATGCTGCTAAGTTTCACGTTGATTCAGACAAAATAGCTGTTTTAGGATGTTCATCAGGAGGTCAGATGGCTGCTTTGATTGGTACAACAAATGAAAATGCAGCTTTTGAAGATTCAGTTTTTAAAAGTAAATCTTCTTCAAAAGTACATGCAATTATTGATGTAGATGGAATTCTGGCTTTTAAACATCCTGAATCGAAAGAAGGAGAAATGGCCTCTTTTTGGTTGAAAGGCTCTTACGAAGAAAATCCTGAAAATTGGAAAAATGCATCGGCCTTAAGTCATACCGATAAAAATACACCTCCAATATTGTTTATCAACAGTAGTTTTGAGAGGTTTCACGCCGGGAGAGATAATATGATTGCAATTTTGAATCAGAATAAAATATACAATGAAGTACAAACCATCCAGAATTCACCGCATTCATTTTGGTTTTTTCAGCCCTGGTTTGATGAAATGAATAAATACATAATACATTTTTTGGATAAAATATTTAAATAA